From the Mahella australiensis 50-1 BON genome, the window ATTGTTAAATAAATCAAAAGGGAGGCTTTTTCTATGAACAAAAGGTTATTGGCTTTAGTATTGGCTGCCGTAATGTTGGTATTTGTGCTTTCAGCGTGTGGCGGTTCGCAAACATCGGATAATGGAACAGGTGATAATGCCGCTGAAACACAGCCGGGCTCTGAAGGAACGGATAATTCAGCATCAGAGGAAGCAATTACTGTTACTTATGCTCGCGGCAAGGATACAACGACGGCTAATCAAAAGATGTTAGAAGCATTTGAAGCAAAATATCCAAACATAAAGATTAATTATCAAGAAATGCCGCCGCAAAGCGATCAGCAGCATAACGCATTTGTAACGGCCTTGAGTGCAGGTGATGATAGTGTGGATGTATATCGATTGGATATTATATGGCCAGCGGAATTTGCCGCAGCCGGATGGGTAGAGCCATTGGATGATTATTTCACGGAAGAGGAAAGGGCAAAATTCCTGCAAGGACCGATACAAGGGTGTACTTACAATGGCAGCATATATGCTGTGCCTCTTTACACTGATGCAGGCGTTCTATATTATCGTAAAGACCTAGTATCCACGCCTCCTGAAACATGGGATGAGCTTTACAATATAGGCAAACAACTCATGGATGAAGGCAAAGTCGATTATGGCTTTGTATTCCAAGCAAATCAATATGAGGGCCTTGTTTGCAATGTGTTGGAGTATATACACAGCAATGGCGGCAAGGTATTAGATGGTTCAAATGTGGTGTTAAACAGCGAAAATAGCATAGAGGCATTAAATATATTTAAGAAGATGCTGGATATCGCGCCCGAGGGAGTTACTACCTACATCGAGAATGATGGCGGAGCGATGTTCCAGGAGGGTAAAGCGGCTTTTATGAGAAATTGGCCTAACTGGTGG encodes:
- a CDS encoding ABC transporter substrate-binding protein, producing the protein MNKRLLALVLAAVMLVFVLSACGGSQTSDNGTGDNAAETQPGSEGTDNSASEEAITVTYARGKDTTTANQKMLEAFEAKYPNIKINYQEMPPQSDQQHNAFVTALSAGDDSVDVYRLDIIWPAEFAAAGWVEPLDDYFTEEERAKFLQGPIQGCTYNGSIYAVPLYTDAGVLYYRKDLVSTPPETWDELYNIGKQLMDEGKVDYGFVFQANQYEGLVCNVLEYIHSNGGKVLDGSNVVLNSENSIEALNIFKKMLDIAPEGVTTYIENDGGAMFQEGKAAFMRNWPNWWSNLNKDESAVKDKVGIAPIPKGPKGDATGKATLGGWNLSINKNSKNKDAAWKFIEFMTGEEGQKIQSVEGGYLPTRQSLYKDPDVIKANPHFESMYDVLVNALPRPVSPFYPKISESIQINTHKFLMGEIDAKTAVENMAKEIQDTMAQ